A segment of the Panicum hallii strain FIL2 chromosome 1, PHallii_v3.1, whole genome shotgun sequence genome:
AACATTAGATCCTCCTCCACTCAATGTCATTTTAGGACATGAATCACTATGATGCATGTTTGCTAGTTTTACCATTTAGGAATCCTTCCAGACATAGTACAAAAAACTGACCCGGTTCACCAGTTGAACCAAAAAAACTGTTAATCAGCAACTTGACCTGTTCGGCTGTTAAATAACTGTTGGCCTAAAAATGGGATCTTGTTAGGAATTTTCCAGCAACAAATGGGCCAGCAGCTAGCTCAATACCCATTCTAAGACCCATAGGCATGTAAGTCAGTGATAAATTGAAGAAACCCTTAGGCATCTAAATCAGTGATAAATtgaagaaaaggaagagggggTGGGGGGAGGGGGGTTCGAACCCTGGTCCCTTACCGAAGAGTTGTTTCACTTAGCTACCAGAGCAAAGCATTTTTCGTTTTGTTGAAACTATACATTATACTTAAACTGGTTGAGCCGGTCAACCTGTAGGTGGAACCACCAAACAAGTAATCCTGAAAGTTCGATAACCGGTCCGACTTTTCGTTCTATGCTTCCAAATATGTATACATTCCTTTGGAGCTAGGATAATCATATTATCCAAATTAATGTTATATTGCATTGGAAGTAAGTACACAGTAATAGGAAAATGATACTAAAATATTATAGATCTGGTTCTTGAATTCTACAGTATGCTTTATAGTGTCAACTTAAGAAAGCAAACTGTCTTAATAAAAATCACAAGATGATTGGGTGCCTAGCCCCAGAGGGTCTCCACCATGCATGTGCAACTCAATTTGGATATTCCATGAACAACTTTATTTTATTTCTTTGATGCCATATTTTTTTTCCCTTAGATCAATTTGCATATACCGTTTTATATATACAATTTGCATTACACATACTGAAGCACATTGTAAAGTATTTTTGGTTTTCAAATAAATCAATTCAATGTTTTTTTTGCAGGGGTATTCCTTGTGTAATCCTGCTGTTGATGTAGACATAGAGAACAATGCCCATGTTCCATATGCATTTCGAATGGGGTTGATTTCGGATGAATTGATTCAGGTACTAATGCTCCAAAAATAACATTGCTgacttttatttcttttttctATTTGATATTACAATTTCTCTCCAATCCAACCTTTCTTTTGGTAAACAGAGCTTGGTTACTACATGTAATGGAAAATATTGGAATAGCTCTAGTCCATCATGCCAAGGGAACATGGAGCAATTTTATATGGTAATTTGGATCTCTGTTTATCCAATGTACCTATAACTTTTACTACATCAGTTCTAACAATTCAAATAATGTGGAGATGCAGCAAATTAAAGGCATAAACATGGAGCATATTCTGTGCCCACCATGTCGATACAAGATGGGAATAACCAAAGAATTTATGGAATATGATTCTGGTCAAATGTTTGAGCGGATTTCTAAAACATCCGAGCATGGTTTAGAGTGCCATGTTAGTACTGGATCTACGAATTAATCCTCAATTTCACTTCAGTTATTTGTGTAGTACTTAGTATATACTTTAGCTTAACAAAAGACATTACTTTTAGTAATTTTGAATTAATATATGGAGTTTGCATCCAGGATCAAGAACAAGCCCTCCAGAAACTTTTTGATCCAAAATTGGGCAGAGAAAAACTGCATGCAAAACAGGTAAATTGCTGGATTTGGTTAATAGACTAGGTGTACTAGGTTGCTGAAAGTTGAACATTGTGTCCATTTCCTTAGACTGAAGTATCAGGAACATGGAAGAGGTGCCCCAACCATATTCAATACACGAGGGATATCCTAACATTAACGGAGTATCACTTGAATGTAACATCCAAAGGTTATAGGGTGTTCTTCTATAGGTAAGAAAATTAGATTGGTAAATTTTATTCTTATTCTTAATTATGTGGCAGTAGTGTGCATGCTGTTTTTTAGGTGTAACAGTACTACCAGTAGACACACCATTTAAATGTCATATTGCATTCTACACAACTGAATTCTGTTATATAACATACTGGACCATAAGCACCCTGGCCCACCACCACAAACAAGAAAGACCCATTATTAGGTTTCAGACATACAGCACTGCTAAAAGAATTGAATTTGGGTGCACTTATATGTCCAGGCTAGCTCACAAGTGACCGGATGGGTTTGTTTGAGCTACAGCCACCTCAAAATCCCCTACCTCTCAGGATGTTAGTGTTCTTGCCCCTGCTATGAAGTCCAATTGTGACTTTGTCCCTATTTTTTCAACTTTATGATTTTGCCGTCACTTCTTGAAACGGAAGCCACCATTTTGCCCCTATTTTTAACTCCATTAGATCGAGGCAGAATAAATGAACTAAAGAAAAATGAGGTATGGACATGTCAAAATGCTGTCAAAAATTGTCAAAAAGTAACCCAAATATTTGATCTCATAACTAGTGTAAGATCATAGGGTACTCATAAAAGTAGAAGCAAATCCACATGATCAAATTTGGTCTTTATAGTTGAATTGACACCGTTAGCAGCTCTTAACGGAAGAGGGGCAAACTCAACCTTCATTTTGAAAAAGCAAGGGAAAATTATAAACTTAAAAAAAAATAAGGGTAAAATCACAATTAGCCTCTTCAAAGTAGGGGCACAAACAAACAGCCCATACCTCGTTACGACACTTCCACAAGAAAACCTGTTATAGTTTTTTATAACAAACCCCGTTATAGTTTGTTGCAAGCCTTGATTAGACATGTAGGAAACTCTCCAACACAATCAGGTAGTAAATAATTATTACCGTAAACACTGCTTGGATCAGTATTCAAAATATTTTCAAGTTTTGAACTAGTGACTCGCTGATGCTCCACTGAAGTTAAGATTAATTGACGAGCTTGAAAGGAAGTCCAATATTCATATCATCATTGAGTTAGAACTGTACTTTATTTTTTTCAGATTCAACACATCTCGGCACTTCGACTAAATCGCAGATAATTTTCTCCTTTTGTTTAATATAATATAGACATATAGATACCATTTCTACCTTTTTCACCTTTTTCCTGCGCAGCCTTTTATAGGTTATGGTTTCACTTGTTGTGTGATTTAGAGGTAGAAGTTGTTATTCCACCATGGTGTGGATCAAATGACAACCAATATGATTAAACTTTCTGCAAAATAAAAATATTCAGCTAGAACTCCCCATAATTTAGTGTTCTACTTTACGAGCAGTTCCAAACTTCTTTTGTTGACATGATGAGTGTGCAATGATTAATAAATTCCATTTGTTTTTCCTTAAATACTGAGATATGCCATTTAATTCTACAAGAAAGATGAGAATTACATCATCCTCAAGAAACACCTTAGAAGGAAAAACACAAGGGTAGTGTGCCCAAACAAGAATCCCTGCCTAAATAACGcaacaagaaaaagaaaaaacttCTACCTCATTTGGGTAAGACTAACTGTTGATTAATAGGATTGAGGCAACACACAAATAAAGTCATAGAAACCCCAAACTTGCAAAGCTTGAAGTAAATTCAATCCATCCATAACAAAGTGTTCACCATGTTAACAACCCCAGATTTGGTTCAACAGCAATAAATGCACCACAGTGGTGAGATACTGTCACGTCAAGCCAAAGCAGCATGAAAACCATATCAATTACGGGTGGAAAAAAATAACCTAATAACTAGCACTGAACATGAAATGATTGAAATCGAATTTGTCGTTCCTTAATTTGGTCTCGATTAGCAACTTACCAAATTTACTAAGAGTAACCGGTTTTATTTCTCGGTTAACCGATTTTACCAAACCAACTAAAACATTGAAAAGGTCGGTTATACTTTGCAACCCATTTAGCCCACCAGCGAAGGCCAACTCAAGAAGAAGAGCATATAAATACATCAAAAACCCTAAGTCACCCCACTCTCCTAGTGTGGCCGCCTAGCCCCAGCCCCACCCCTTGTGGCCGCTcgagcaccacatcaccccacTCTATGCAACACTACCCTAAACACCACCTCAGCGGATCCTACGGGTGATAGGCGCTAGCGGTGGCCCACACCCCTTGCCTCCTCCTGATCTCAAGTCCTCGCACCTCCTCCAGGCTCCCTCTCGCACGGTTGTGCCTACTCCCTAGCCTGCGGTAGCTGGCGGTGCCTCCTCACCTAAGGAGGCGAGGACTTTGGAGCCCTGACTATGATGAGCTGACGTCCGATGCCCGATGTCATCGAATTGGCGAACCTAAGAAGGTCCTGCAGGCTTCAGCGGCTACAACCCTCACCCATCCCTAATGACTAGAGTAGCTCTAACGAGCGGCATGGATGGCACCGCTAGCGCGCGATCATAGGTGATGATGTCAAGTCGATTCAGATGTGGTGCCGCAGATTGGATTTGTGATTCTTGCGATTTTGAATATTTGGCTATGTTAAATGCTCGATTCATGACCGATTTGGGCTTCACCCTCGATCCATTTGTGCTTCTTCTATTTTGATTTTGGATGCGTTAACTACAAGTCGGTTGGTCTTGGTTAGACCGAGATCAAACTTAACCGAGACCAAATTTCACTACGTGAAAACACGTTTTAGGTAACGTGGTATTGGTAACGGGCGTTTAATTAATGCCCGTTACAAGAAGAGTTAAAGGTAACGGCTATTGTTTAAGCCGGTTACTAATAAATCCCACCCGATCTAGCAACACTGGCGTCCGTTTGGTAATGGACTTTAACAACGTCCGTTACCAATGTGACGCACATTGGTTCCGGATGTTAACAATGCCGCTACCAATGTGATGTACATTGGTAATGGACGTTATTGGTAACGGGCATTGTTAACATCCGTTACCAATGTGGTGCacataattttttttattttttctattATTTTTCTAATATTTTTTCTTGAACTATGAGCACGCACATAAGTGACCACCATAAAAAAACCAGACCAATCGGACTTAAGGTGTAACCTATAGAAATTCAAAAAGATTCAAAAAATATTAATATAAATGGACTGCATCCCTCTTTCAACCACAAGTGATTATGTGGTGTAGTGGTTAGGGGAGGCTCGCGCGAATTAAGAAGTACTAGTTCGAATCCTAGAGGAGGCAAAAATCGGTCAAGCGGGCAAAAATTGTGTCTCTTGGAGGAAAAGAAGGCTGGTCAAGCGGGGGTGCCGCTCTTGGGTAAGAATTTTTTTTGCTACCTGCCATCTGGTATTTTTAAAATGCAATTTTTAATATGTTATTGGTAACGGGTATCAATAATATCTGTTACCAATGACAGTCATTTTTAAAAATTGGTCAAGTGGGCAAAATCGTGTCTCTTGGAGGAAAAGAAGGTTGGTCAAGCGGTGGTGCCGCTCTTGGGTATAGAATTTTTTTCTGCCGTCTGGTATTTTTAAAATGCAATTTTTAATATGTTATTGGTAACGGACATCAACATAATGTCCGACATCAATGACAGTTATTGGTAACGGGCATTGTTGATGTCCGTTACCAATGATTGTCATTGGTAACGGGCACCCGTTACTGATGATGAGTTATTTGTAACGCAATAAAGGTAATGTTGGCCATACCCGTTACCAATGACTATCTCCGCCCGTTACCAATGAGCCTTTTTCCAATAGTGTTTAATCAATTTTGATAATTATGAGGAAGCTGAATTTTAAGATAAGCCAAGGAACCAGACTGATCGATTTTGGTCAACCAAATGTCTGCCCTTATCAAGTTGGACGTTTTGACACCCACCAGCATGAATCCCTGAGTAATAATACTCCTGAGTAACCAAATGTCCACCCTTATCAATTTTGACACCCACCCATATGTCGTATATATTTATTATAAAACATAGATTTCTAACAATCAATTAATACTCCTGAGTAATAATTACATTACAACAGTAATGACTTCACATCTTGCCCTGCGCTTCACTAAAACATAATTCAACATATATGTTATAGATCCGTTCTACATATGTACATCCACAGCATTTATGTAGCTCACTTTTGCGACATACAATATCATGCAAATATCAATGTAATAACCTATTAATTATGTTCCTATAATTCTATTGCTATCAGAATAATACAGAAATCTGAGTACTCCACTAAAATTCTGATATAAATCACAATTAAAAATAATGTTTACCCTGTTTAATTTCAAGAATATAAGCGATTAACAATTCTACATACTAAAAAACTACTTAAACAATAAACAATGATAAGCGCCATCCAGGCATGGTGAACCTAGATCTACATTGCAGCTTCCGAGGGAAAGTAAGCCTAAGAAGAAGAGAACTATGCTACGCCCAATTGTAGGTGCTGCACTTAAACTTCATAAAGATGATGACATGGACATTGCTAGTGTAGAATTTACAGGAACTGATGCATAAAGAGATCATTGCAAGAAAAACGATATTTCATCGCGCACGTTAGTACCGGACACAATTTGATCTCGTACTAAACCTGCCACGGAGCTATTTTAGCACCGTGGGTTCAAATTTAAAAGCCCCGAAGCTATTTTAGTACCGGATCCAAATTTGAAAGCCCCCCGAGCTATTTTAGTATCGGATTAAGACACCATCCGATACTAAATATAACCATTTAGTACCGGTTAGTGTTTTGGCCCGGTACTAAAATAGCGCggccatttagtaccggttaATGACATCACCCGGTACTAAAGGTTGTCATTTAGTACCGGTCGGTATCTTGGCCCGGTACTGAATGGTCCTCCACGTGTTACTTCAAAAGAAAAGCACCTCCCACCCAGTCATATGTGATGTGTAGGTGGGATGGTAATGAAGCTACATACGAGGCCGAATGTTGTGGGTTCGAATCCTCGCAGCTGTGTATGTGCATTTTcgtgtgaaaaattcacatgACTTGTGAAAAAATATGCGTGGATACTAATGCTAGTTTTTCTAGCAGTGGATGGATCATGAATACATATTAAATTCATGACCATCTTAGTAATCAAGTTAATGCATCTACCTGATTGCCAGCTCAAGTTATCTGTCTTCAGTGTTTATAACACTCCGTCATCATGTGTACTCcattatttatgttgtagtgtCCTTGTTGAAAAAtgtattaatatattatttatattctAGAGCAACAACTTCCATTATTTATCTTGTGTAAACTGTCATTACTACATTGCAGCGGTGATCATTCTTTGCTCGTTCCTTTTACTGCAACTATGGAGTGGCTGAAGAAATTAAACTTCAAGGAAACTGAGAAATGGCACCCTTGGTTTGTGGAGAATCAGATTGCTGGGTAAGTATATTTATCTACTTGCTAGATAGTAGAAAAGAAATACAAACTATGTTGATCTGAACTTTAAAGTCATAAGGCTAATATGCTTATTCTTCATTATTTCGAAAAATGAATCCCGCAGATTCAATCCATTGGTTGGTTATCACAGCAAATGCCTTGGAATAATTAACTGCATCGAGAAATGGTGCTGCTAAAGTTAAATTAATTACTAGTTAAACAACATGAGAAACTGTAATATCTCTTAAATTGGTTTATATGGTAATATTTTAGATAATTTTACATTTAAGGTAATTTTTTGTTTATTTTGACTGTTTTATATAGGTATTCAATGAGGTACGGGAGCAATATATTGTTTGCGACAATAAAGGTATGTACATGTAGATCTTATAGATTATAAAAACGGCATTCAGTCAAACTTTATGATGACCGTCGTGAACTATCAGTTTAATTTTTTAAAATCACTTTAGGGGGCCGGCCATGTTCCATCGGACTATTTGCCATTTGAAGCGTTTGTTGCCTATCAGAGGTGGCTAGATGGAGCTAATTCTTTGTGATAGCTTGACTCGTGGACTTCATGGAGGTAGGGGTTCAGCCCCACTGGTGGATCCGCCGCTGCCTATGTTAGTTGCCTTGGAAACAGTACTTTGCATGACAAAATGAAGGTTAATTCATCCGACAGCCAATCCTCTATGTATGTTTAATTTCTTTACTTTACAGCTGCAGAGTGGATGCAATTATAATCTTGCACAATAGGCAAGTCTCACACAAATTCAAAAACTGCGTCTCTTTATGCACAACATGCAGCGGCTTCGTACATACAGAAGGAACAAAAGGATGTGCCACAAcgtgtttttttaaaaaacacaGTACAAACGCAGACGCTTATAAACATGCATGCACACCCATCCCTACGAATACACGCACACAACCCTGCTCTTAGCACCTCCGAAATTGACAAAGTCATTACAGACGCCTCACTGTCGACGGACACGTCACCTACCACCGAAAGAATAGAGCCGGTTAAATCCTGGAATCCAATAATAAACACCACAAGAAATAAAGTGAGCTAACTCCCATAAAAAAGATCAGTGATAGCAGGAATCGCATATGCGCAACATAAGGACAAACAATCACAATATGCGAAATATGACCGAGTCAACAATGATCTGGTGCTGACTGCATCAGAACAAAAATCGGCTTCAGTGGTTATTTTATATATTGAAATACTTGCGTACAAATACTAACAGCTGCACCATGATTAATCTTACATACATGATAAGTTCACGTTTTGGACCACATATGCTGGAAATTTAGGCCCATTCATGTGCTGGAACCATTAACAATTTTAGAAATTCCTATAAATCTCAAAAACCCATGTGTGCAAGAGGAAGTGGTGCAACTTTaatcccaccttgctagtgaaGGAGTGGGATGTCCAATATAAATATAAAGGTTGTCTCCACCCTTCCAAGCTATGCGATGGGGGAGTGAAGAGAAACACCACGTGTCTGCACTCCACGCCACGCCGGGTGGGGCAAAGGGCATGAGGCACCTACGTGAATGGTTTGCTGAAATCCAGCCTCTCGCCTTGCGGGGGTGCGGTTTTCTTTTTGCAGTTTTATTTTTTGGTGTCTTGGTCTCTAAGTCCGTGAGATATGGAACCCTAAACCTAATCGGTTTAGATCCCGATCGCGTCACGGGGTCGGTTTGGCTTCCCTATATATATTTTTTGTGTCTTGGTCTCTAAGTCTGCGAGATATGGAAGCCTAAACCCTAAAACTAATCGGTTTAGATCCCGATCGAGTCGCGGGGTCGGTTTGGcttccatatatatatatatattactcATCGGCCTCCACCAGAAAACACACCAAAATCTAGGGTTTTTGCTTTTTCTCGCACCTGCGCTACCACCATAGCTTTCTCCATCCCGAGCGCCGGCGTGCATCGGCGAaggggagagcaggtctccggaacccTTCGCCTTTGggatcctgcaccgggagagggcgaataaggtttttgggaagcgttTCGCAACTGCTCAAGGTCTTCACTACGGCGCATCTTCCACCCAACTCCGTCGCCTCACGGACCAACCTCCTTAGTCATCTCCAGCAGTGGCGGTTCATCATCATCAACCCTCCGGCCAAGGCTCAGTACGTGTTCTACGATCTGATCTACTTCTTAAGCATGTACCCTAAGATCCTAGCTCCCATCTGAAAGTATGTTAGATCTATGCATGCTAGTTCCTATGTTCATCATGATTTATTTTATATAATACTGCAATTGCCTATATTCTCAACAACAAATTTTCGGATGGGTTTACATGCTCTTTCCCCATGAATTCATATTCATCTTCAAGTGGAATGCAAGGAATGGGATGTAAAAACAGCTTAGCCTTTCTTGTTACGGTAACTCCCCAAACTTCTGTCATGTCCATCTCCTCCGGTTTCCCTCCATTTGGCAGCTTCCAGTCAAAGTGGTACAGGAGGCTAGCTAGAGCAATCTCGACATTCGCATGCGAGAAATTTATGCCAGGGCACATCCTCCGTCCAACCCCGAACGGAGTGAACTGAAAATCGAATCCCTTGTAGTCGAAACCATGGCCACTTTCGAACCTTTCCGGCCTAAACATGTCAGGGTCTTCCCAATATTTTGGATCCCGAGAGATTGCCCAAACATTTGTGATAGCGATTGTCCCCTGCGGTACATCGTATCCTTGTATCTTGCAATCATCCAAGCATACCCTTGGCACGAACGGAGCAGGAGGGTGCAATCGTAAGGTCTCCTTGATGACTGCTTTGAGGTAGTGCAGGTCGCTTAGAGCTGCCTCCCTCACTCTCCGTTGCCCTGCCAGGACGCTTCGAACCTCTAGCTGCGCCTTCTGCATCACCCTTGGGTTCGCAATTAGCTCGGCCATGGCCCATTGGAGAGTAGTCGAGGATGTGTCAAGAGCTGCACCAACCACATCCTGACCAACACAACACACTTACACTGTTACACACATGTAAGTAAAATTTGAAGTATTATAGGAAATAATGAGCTTTGAGGATGCCGTACGTTATCCATTAAGAACATATATAAATTGAAGGTTCGTTAGATAGAGAGCTTAATTAGAGCGCTTACTGTGAGCACTGCCCTGATTACTCCGTGGTTGAGAGAGACACGCATGTCGCCTTCGTTCTGGATCCTGAGCAGCACGTCGGCCATGTTGTCCTGCTCGCCGGCCCTGTCTTGGTCATCCGTCGTCGTCCTCTCCCGGTGGTTCAGAAGAACGTCTTCCATGAGACGGAACATCTCCAGCCGGTGCCGCTCCGCCTTGCCGCCGCACGGCAGCATCCGCACGAGCCTCGAGGACGGGAAGAGGTCGCGGAGGTCGAACAGCGCCGACGGGTCCTGCCCTTCCTTGATCATCCTCAGGAACGCGGCGCGGTTCCGCAGCCTGTCGCCCAGGATGGCGCGCACGGACGAGTCGGCGATGAACTCCCTGAGCCGCTCGTCGACGTCGACGGGCGCCTGGCCCCGGGGCGTGCACGATGCTGCCAGCGACGCGACCAGGCGGGCCGCCTCGTCCTCGCGGATGTGCCGGAACGCCTCGACGCGGCGCGCGGAGAGGAGCTCGGTCATGAGGATCCGGCGGAGCAGGCGCCAGTGGTCGCCGTAGGGCGCGAAGATCACGCCCTGGCCGTGCCTCGACAGCTCGT
Coding sequences within it:
- the LOC112879093 gene encoding serine carboxypeptidase 1-like, which produces MSRRRVVLASVEAGALLVVVAFLLCLCVPPVRATPAGAGVTEFPGFHGELPSKHYAGYITVGHEQQNRHLYYYLATSERNPTLDPVVIWINGGPACSGFSAFHHSIGPFKIEYSHVHIKDNPRVTTNPYSWTKMASLLLVDSPAGAGYSYAENEDDYITNDTNRVVDLYDFLSKWFAEYSEFQSNPFYVAGCSYSGVLVPVLAQEILQRNEESYGMKINFKGYSLCNPAVDVDIENNAHVPYAFRMGLISDELIQSLVTTCNGKYWNSSSPSCQGNMEQFYMQIKGINMEHILCPPCRYKMGITKEFMEYDSGQMFERISKTSEHGLECHDQEQALQKLFDPKLGREKLHAKQTEVSGTWKRCPNHIQYTRDILTLTEYHLNVTSKGYRVFFYSGDHSLLVPFTATMEWLKKLNFKETEKWHPWFVENQIAGYSMRYGSNILFATIKGAGHVPSDYLPFEAFVAYQRWLDGANSL
- the LOC112902632 gene encoding ent-isokaurene C2/C3-hydroxylase-like — its product is MEMEHFFGLPHLYCYGVCLLALLLARVLFRACNKPGPRLPPGPWQLPVIGSLHHLLLRRGLPHHTMRHLSLRHGPLMLLRICERAAVVVSSAEAAREVFKGNDAVFSQRPGSPGIDELSRHGQGVIFAPYGDHWRLLRRILMTELLSARRVEAFRHIREDEAARLVASLAASCTPRGQAPVDVDERLREFIADSSVRAILGDRLRNRAAFLRMIKEGQDPSALFDLRDLFPSSRLVRMLPCGGKAERHRLEMFRLMEDVLLNHRERTTTDDQDRAGEQDNMADVLLRIQNEGDMRVSLNHGVIRAVLTDVVGAALDTSSTTLQWAMAELIANPRVMQKAQLEVRSVLAGQRRVREAALSDLHYLKAVIKETLRLHPPAPFVPRVCLDDCKIQGYDVPQGTIAITNVWAISRDPKYWEDPDMFRPERFESGHGFDYKGFDFQFTPFGVGRRMCPGINFSHANVEIALASLLYHFDWKLPNGGKPEEMDMTEVWGVTVTRKAKLFLHPIPCIPLEDEYEFMGKEHVNPSENLLLRI